A genome region from Carassius gibelio isolate Cgi1373 ecotype wild population from Czech Republic chromosome A23, carGib1.2-hapl.c, whole genome shotgun sequence includes the following:
- the LOC127944190 gene encoding nck-associated protein 5-like isoform X2 — MMSEEAQHRVDEDFESEEGDLESYLEEESSSELLERVRELQAENSALSLANESQREAYERCLDEVANHVVQALLNQKDLREECIKLKMRVFDLERQNRTLCELLQEKLHSQSCVHQQPGPCLEHIGELQHSEPNKLIEAQRNAQAKGSSECAQNVIPETQGSSTSMEAMSPFLKKKAHILEVLRKLEETDPLRYHRSSGIPSICDYSQALASKEAVLACRDNSSRCNAPKAHCSHSCPDVCTHQHLNGGEHSNVKCGSCSTCLMLSNKGSSSLAKSSHICCTSAPITIDNLNLARPDFQESMEMQSLLKPATGTSELFMNRTSGDLSILSAEQGLNPLNDPQSLEVPEAYSRLTISERDQPRGSDHVLVETRDKNRLSDLLLESQSNRSSGTTCNETICDDSTIDVVLLDSDLKHLNALAPQRLEKEEFATKEDSKLPTLGLKENELVHKGLLFSPNENHTASKVLDDISVPVKDTPSDPQSIRLKVAVSPNQVSCLREVKASPSKLLKFLKIPTLGERTTVPAPPRLSPQLTRSSKIPCRSNNYEVHNSPVATRKATTTERQRQLPPSKSESHSAPTSPPQPDDVPEPLPKDLGCGIPKTTPVAKPTQSSHVQKTPQKIPHYENVSDISKTCSTDVSQLLGEVSSSLQNSSPANEGAKGKQTKFGIERPSSLKQKEVSPESDSSDQEDSSDSPVWHKQVNHRSLPSQSSSQKAQSGISMRSRSQEKNEMVDNDSQSSESPLKRNDPPPVPKKSGIGRHSGESSHSFKERLAALGKLRNPDEPTTCPPLAERIEIQSTASTSTRTTDKSKIADRNSDCKSGEYRLPKNTDSIEDKSYHSGHLDGAVSKHQAAFQHVEQAVRSLPSCTLVSKFEQESSRTFLAKQESPKSKMQQPSTNLEAAQALRSYAKSMTPHNLSFNAKNVAGSHIGSPNKIALKSPTKTVPPSMNRDGKPTQEFQRYMSKSEDRSHLRANKKKNSSYGESLPPPPPRPVESVEEKRHSAPSPHSSIEQKVMKGIEENMMKLHEQDKGQMIEVKQKASNGIANWFGLRKSKLPALSRKPETSKVKDDKREWKLNISSVGKDSKGATKKTGSESLNISMLIEKAEGLHKALEEERAYVNGVALDRQGKGHSCEVVMDQAQGQLSVMYRGVPSDNFMQQLLNRVDGKDTGGISMAHRRLSFDCKSRPVFSHQSAGIAAQTRSSDDMEKVSAILSKDVTSDENLVETIHHEHFAGSGISTHTLDSGIGTFPLPDYSANAGCKSIPKGKAHGESDPSHLQGKHGSGMKMSHKTWTLERELSCLEEDYMGGQDMDHHNSTLENKIPSSQIANIIHDDTDICGAPMKLGPTKNWTFPNLKASAEPSEVYLGVGDGVEPVSHKTSFKRCNKTSDSVASREGDLRSLPQPSQARRVKSRIPANPDMVRDTGLELVKERPDDGLSPSHPQVLETPESLSDSLYDSLSSCGSQG; from the exons ATGATGTCGGAAGAGGCCCAACATAGAGTAGATGAGGACTTTGAGTCTGAGGAGGGTGATCTGGAGTCCTATCTAGAGGAAGAGAGTAGCAGTGAGCTTCTGGAGCGAGTGAGAGAACTTCAA GCCGAGAACTCTGCCCTTTCATTAGCAAACGAGAGTCAAAGAGAAGCATATGAACGATGCTTGGATGAG gTCGCTAACCATGTTGTCCAAGCTTTGCTCAATCAAAAG GATCTCAGAGAGGAATGCATTAAGCTGAAAATGCGTGTGTTTGATTTGGAGAGGCAGAACAGAACACTGTGTGAGCTCCTGCAGGAGAAACTGCACAGTCAGTCATGTGTACATCAGCAG CCAGGACCCTGTCTGGAGCACATCGGCGAGCTGCAGCACAGTGAACCTAACAAACTGATTGAGGCTCAGAGGAATGCGCAGGCCAAG GGAAGCAGTGAATGTGCACAAAATGTCATACCAGAGACCCAAGGCTCATCCACGTCCATGGAGGCCATGTCCCCATTCTTGAAGAAGAAAGCACACATTTTGGAGGTCCTCCGCAAGCTTGAAGAAACAGATCCGCTTCGGTACCATCGTTCCTCTGGCATTCCCTCGATCTGTGATTATAGCCAGGCTCTTGCCTCCAAGGAGGCTGTATTAGCCTGTAGAGACAATTCATCCAGGTGCAATGCACCCAAAGCACATTGTTCCCATTCCTGTCCAGATGTTTGCACACATCAGCATTTGAATGGAGGAGAGCACAGCAATGTAAAATGTGGTAGTTGTAGCACATGTCTGATGCTGTCCAATAAAGGTTCAAGCAGCTTAGCCAAGAGTAGCCACATTTGTTGCACTTCAGCCCCCATTACCATTGATAACCTCAATTTGGCTCGGCCGGATTTCCAAGAGAGCATGGAAATGCAGAGCCTCCTGAAGCCTGCCACAGGTACAAGTGAACTGTTCATGAATAGGACATCTGGAGATTTGTCCATTCTTTCAGCAGAGCAAGGTCTTAACCCTCTGAATGATCCCCAGTCATTAGAAGTCCCTGAAGCATACTCAAGACTGACCATTTCAGAAAGAGATCAGCCCAGAGGATCCGATCACGTGTTGGTAGAAACAAGAGACAAGAACAGGTTATCTGACCTTCTGCTTGAATCTCAATCCAACAGGTCAAGCGGCACCACCTGCAATGAGACGATTTGTGATGATAGCACAATTGATGTGGTGCTACTGGACTCGGACTTGAAGCACTTAAATGCTTTAGCGCCACAAAGACTCGAGAAAGAAGAGTTTGCAACAAAAGAAGACTCAAAGCTGCCTACTCTTGGACTCAAAGAAAATGAACTAGTCCACAAAGGTCTGTTATTTTCTCCTAATGAGAATCATACTGCCTCAAAAGTACTGGATGATATCTCCGTCCCTGTGAAAGACACACCATCCGATCCTCAGTCCATTAGATTGAAAGTTGCAGTCAGCCCAAATCAAGTTTCCTGCCTTAGAGAGGTCAAGGCCTCCCCCTCCAAACTGCTCAAGTTCCTTAAGATACCCACTCTTGGAGAACGTACTACAGTACCTGCTCCACCTCGTCTCAGTCCTCAGTTGACTCGTAGCTCAAAGATTCCTTGTCGGAGCAACAACTATGAGGTGCACAATTCACCTGTAGCCACGAGAAAAGCCACTACGACAGAGAGGCAAAGACAGCTGCCCCCTTCTAAATCGGAGTCACATTCTGctccaacttctccaccccagcCTGATGATGTCCCTGAACCATTGCCAAAGGACCTTGGCTGTGGTATTCCTAAAACAACTCCTGTAGCCAAGCCTACACAAAGTTCTCACGTTCAAAAGACCCCTCAGAAAATTCCACACTATGAAAATGTCTCTGACATCTCCAAAACGTGCAGCACCGATGTATCCCAGCTGCTTGGAGAAGTGAGCTCATCTCTTCAAAATTCCAGCCCAGCTAATGAAGGTGCGAAAGGAAAGCAGACAAAGTTTGGCATAGAACGACCATCGAGTCTCAAGCAGAAGGAAGTCTCACCAGAGTCTGATTCTTCAGACCAAGAGGACAGCTCAGATAGCCCAGTGTGGCATAAGCAAGTCAATCATCGCAGTCTGCCTAGTCAGTCGTCATCCCAGAAGGCTCAGAGTGGGATTAGCATGAGGTCCAGGAGCCAAGAGAAAAATGAAATGGTAGATAATGATTCACAAAGCTCTGAATCACCTTTGAAAAGGAACGATCCACCACCTGTTCCTAAGAAATCAGGGATTGGCAGACATTCAGGTGAATCAAGTCATTCTTTTAAAGAACGACTAGCTGCACTTGGCAAGTTGAGGAACCCAGATGAGCCCACAACTTGTCCTCCACTTGCAGAAAGGATTGAAATTCAGTCCACTGCAAGCACATCAACCCGAACCACCGATAAAAGCAAAATTGCTGACAGAAACTCTGATTGTAAGTCAGGAGAATATAGACTTCCTAAAAATACAGATTCCATTGAGGATAAATCATACCATTCAGGTCATCTTGATGGTGCTGTATCAAAACACCAAGCAGCCTTTCAGCATGTTGAGCAAGCTGTCAGGTCTCTTCCCTCTTGCACATTAGTCTCCAAATTTGAACAGGAATCTTCTAGAACATTCTTAGCAAAGCAGGAGAGCCCAAAATCTAAGATGCAGCAACCATCTACTAACTTAGAGGCTGCGCAGGCTTTGCGGAGCTATGCTAAGAGTATGACACCTCATAACCTTTCATTCAATGCAAAAAATGTTGCTGGCTCACATATTGGGAGCCCCAATAAAATCGCCCTCAAATCACCAACTAAAACTGTGCCACCCTCTATGAACCGAGATGGGAAACCTACTCAAGAGTTTCAGAGGTACATGTCCAAATCTGAGGACAGGAGCCATCTCAGGgcaaataagaagaagaattctTCCTATGGAGAGAGTCTTCCTCCTCCACCACCAAGGCCAGTAGAGTCTGTTGAAGAAAAAAGGCACTCTGCTCCCAGTCCACATTCCTCTATCGAGCAGAAGGTCATGAAGGGCATTGAGGAAAACATGATGAAACTGCATGAGCAAGATAAAGGGCAAATGATTGAGGTCAAGCAAAAGGCTTCCAATGGAATTGCCAACTGGTTTGGTCTGAGAAAAAGCAAGCTTCCAGCTCTTAGCCGTAAACCAGAGACATCAAAAGTAAAGGATGACAAGAGAGAATGGAAACTCAATATATCCTCAGTGGGCAAGGATTCCAAGGGGGCTACAAAGAAGACCGGGAGCGAGAGCCTAAACATTTCCATGCTGATTGAGAAGGCAGAGGGTTTGCATAAAGCTCTTGAAGAAGAACGGGCTTATGTGAATGGAGTGGCCTTGGACCGACAAGGAAAGGGACATTCCTGTGAGGTGGTGATGGACCAAGCCCAAGGCCAGCTGTCTGTGATGTACAGAGGAGTGCCATCTGACAACTTCATGCAGCAACTGCTAAACCG GGTTGATGGGAAGGACACTGGTGGCATCAGTATGGCACATCGACGCCTCTCGTTTGACTGTAAATCCAGACCTGTATTCAGTCACCAGAGCGCTGGCATTGCTGCACAGACAAGAAGCAGTGATGACATGGAAAAG GTTTCTGCAATACTGAGTAAAGATGTCACGTCAGATGAGAACCTGGTTGAGACGATTCATCATGAACACTTTGCAG GATCTGGAATCTCCACACACACCCTTGACAGTGGCATTGGCACCTTCCCTCTTCCTGACTATAGTGCAAATGCTGGTTGCAAAAGCATTCCCAAAGGGAAGGCCCATGGGGAGAGTGACCCTTCTCATCTCCAGGGAAAACATGGCTCAGGGATGAAAATGTCCCACAAGACCTGGACTCTGGAGAGAGAGCTGTCATGTTTAGAAGAGGATTATATGGGGGGTCAGGATATGGATCATCACAACAGCACTTTGGAAAACAAGATTCCATCCAGCCAGATTGCAAACATCATTCATGATG acacTGATATCTGTGGAGCACCTATGAAATTAGGCCCTACAAAGAACTGGACTTTCCCAAACCTCAAAGCATCTGCAGAGCCGTCTGAGGTTTATCTTGGCGTTGGAGACGGAGTGGAGCCAGTGAGTCACAAGACTTCATTTAAGAGG TGCAACAAGACTAGTGATTCGGTAGCCAGCCGCGAGGGAGACCTGAGAAGTCTTCCTCAACCCAGTCAGGCACGTAGAGTCAAAAGCCGGATTCCCGCTAACCCAGACATGGTGAGGGACACTGGTTTGGAGTTGGTGAAAGAGAGACCTGACGATGGCCTGTCTCCAAGCCATCCCCAGGTCCTTGAGACTCCCGAGTCCCTGAGCGATTCCCTCTATGACAGCCTGTCCTCGTGTGGTAGTCAAGGCTGA
- the LOC127944190 gene encoding nck-associated protein 5-like isoform X1, producing MMSEEAQHRVDEDFESEEGDLESYLEEESSSELLERVRELQAENSALSLANESQREAYERCLDEVANHVVQALLNQKDLREECIKLKMRVFDLERQNRTLCELLQEKLHSQSCVHQQQPGPCLEHIGELQHSEPNKLIEAQRNAQAKGSSECAQNVIPETQGSSTSMEAMSPFLKKKAHILEVLRKLEETDPLRYHRSSGIPSICDYSQALASKEAVLACRDNSSRCNAPKAHCSHSCPDVCTHQHLNGGEHSNVKCGSCSTCLMLSNKGSSSLAKSSHICCTSAPITIDNLNLARPDFQESMEMQSLLKPATGTSELFMNRTSGDLSILSAEQGLNPLNDPQSLEVPEAYSRLTISERDQPRGSDHVLVETRDKNRLSDLLLESQSNRSSGTTCNETICDDSTIDVVLLDSDLKHLNALAPQRLEKEEFATKEDSKLPTLGLKENELVHKGLLFSPNENHTASKVLDDISVPVKDTPSDPQSIRLKVAVSPNQVSCLREVKASPSKLLKFLKIPTLGERTTVPAPPRLSPQLTRSSKIPCRSNNYEVHNSPVATRKATTTERQRQLPPSKSESHSAPTSPPQPDDVPEPLPKDLGCGIPKTTPVAKPTQSSHVQKTPQKIPHYENVSDISKTCSTDVSQLLGEVSSSLQNSSPANEGAKGKQTKFGIERPSSLKQKEVSPESDSSDQEDSSDSPVWHKQVNHRSLPSQSSSQKAQSGISMRSRSQEKNEMVDNDSQSSESPLKRNDPPPVPKKSGIGRHSGESSHSFKERLAALGKLRNPDEPTTCPPLAERIEIQSTASTSTRTTDKSKIADRNSDCKSGEYRLPKNTDSIEDKSYHSGHLDGAVSKHQAAFQHVEQAVRSLPSCTLVSKFEQESSRTFLAKQESPKSKMQQPSTNLEAAQALRSYAKSMTPHNLSFNAKNVAGSHIGSPNKIALKSPTKTVPPSMNRDGKPTQEFQRYMSKSEDRSHLRANKKKNSSYGESLPPPPPRPVESVEEKRHSAPSPHSSIEQKVMKGIEENMMKLHEQDKGQMIEVKQKASNGIANWFGLRKSKLPALSRKPETSKVKDDKREWKLNISSVGKDSKGATKKTGSESLNISMLIEKAEGLHKALEEERAYVNGVALDRQGKGHSCEVVMDQAQGQLSVMYRGVPSDNFMQQLLNRVDGKDTGGISMAHRRLSFDCKSRPVFSHQSAGIAAQTRSSDDMEKVSAILSKDVTSDENLVETIHHEHFAGSGISTHTLDSGIGTFPLPDYSANAGCKSIPKGKAHGESDPSHLQGKHGSGMKMSHKTWTLERELSCLEEDYMGGQDMDHHNSTLENKIPSSQIANIIHDDTDICGAPMKLGPTKNWTFPNLKASAEPSEVYLGVGDGVEPVSHKTSFKRCNKTSDSVASREGDLRSLPQPSQARRVKSRIPANPDMVRDTGLELVKERPDDGLSPSHPQVLETPESLSDSLYDSLSSCGSQG from the exons ATGATGTCGGAAGAGGCCCAACATAGAGTAGATGAGGACTTTGAGTCTGAGGAGGGTGATCTGGAGTCCTATCTAGAGGAAGAGAGTAGCAGTGAGCTTCTGGAGCGAGTGAGAGAACTTCAA GCCGAGAACTCTGCCCTTTCATTAGCAAACGAGAGTCAAAGAGAAGCATATGAACGATGCTTGGATGAG gTCGCTAACCATGTTGTCCAAGCTTTGCTCAATCAAAAG GATCTCAGAGAGGAATGCATTAAGCTGAAAATGCGTGTGTTTGATTTGGAGAGGCAGAACAGAACACTGTGTGAGCTCCTGCAGGAGAAACTGCACAGTCAGTCATGTGTACATCAGCAG CAGCCAGGACCCTGTCTGGAGCACATCGGCGAGCTGCAGCACAGTGAACCTAACAAACTGATTGAGGCTCAGAGGAATGCGCAGGCCAAG GGAAGCAGTGAATGTGCACAAAATGTCATACCAGAGACCCAAGGCTCATCCACGTCCATGGAGGCCATGTCCCCATTCTTGAAGAAGAAAGCACACATTTTGGAGGTCCTCCGCAAGCTTGAAGAAACAGATCCGCTTCGGTACCATCGTTCCTCTGGCATTCCCTCGATCTGTGATTATAGCCAGGCTCTTGCCTCCAAGGAGGCTGTATTAGCCTGTAGAGACAATTCATCCAGGTGCAATGCACCCAAAGCACATTGTTCCCATTCCTGTCCAGATGTTTGCACACATCAGCATTTGAATGGAGGAGAGCACAGCAATGTAAAATGTGGTAGTTGTAGCACATGTCTGATGCTGTCCAATAAAGGTTCAAGCAGCTTAGCCAAGAGTAGCCACATTTGTTGCACTTCAGCCCCCATTACCATTGATAACCTCAATTTGGCTCGGCCGGATTTCCAAGAGAGCATGGAAATGCAGAGCCTCCTGAAGCCTGCCACAGGTACAAGTGAACTGTTCATGAATAGGACATCTGGAGATTTGTCCATTCTTTCAGCAGAGCAAGGTCTTAACCCTCTGAATGATCCCCAGTCATTAGAAGTCCCTGAAGCATACTCAAGACTGACCATTTCAGAAAGAGATCAGCCCAGAGGATCCGATCACGTGTTGGTAGAAACAAGAGACAAGAACAGGTTATCTGACCTTCTGCTTGAATCTCAATCCAACAGGTCAAGCGGCACCACCTGCAATGAGACGATTTGTGATGATAGCACAATTGATGTGGTGCTACTGGACTCGGACTTGAAGCACTTAAATGCTTTAGCGCCACAAAGACTCGAGAAAGAAGAGTTTGCAACAAAAGAAGACTCAAAGCTGCCTACTCTTGGACTCAAAGAAAATGAACTAGTCCACAAAGGTCTGTTATTTTCTCCTAATGAGAATCATACTGCCTCAAAAGTACTGGATGATATCTCCGTCCCTGTGAAAGACACACCATCCGATCCTCAGTCCATTAGATTGAAAGTTGCAGTCAGCCCAAATCAAGTTTCCTGCCTTAGAGAGGTCAAGGCCTCCCCCTCCAAACTGCTCAAGTTCCTTAAGATACCCACTCTTGGAGAACGTACTACAGTACCTGCTCCACCTCGTCTCAGTCCTCAGTTGACTCGTAGCTCAAAGATTCCTTGTCGGAGCAACAACTATGAGGTGCACAATTCACCTGTAGCCACGAGAAAAGCCACTACGACAGAGAGGCAAAGACAGCTGCCCCCTTCTAAATCGGAGTCACATTCTGctccaacttctccaccccagcCTGATGATGTCCCTGAACCATTGCCAAAGGACCTTGGCTGTGGTATTCCTAAAACAACTCCTGTAGCCAAGCCTACACAAAGTTCTCACGTTCAAAAGACCCCTCAGAAAATTCCACACTATGAAAATGTCTCTGACATCTCCAAAACGTGCAGCACCGATGTATCCCAGCTGCTTGGAGAAGTGAGCTCATCTCTTCAAAATTCCAGCCCAGCTAATGAAGGTGCGAAAGGAAAGCAGACAAAGTTTGGCATAGAACGACCATCGAGTCTCAAGCAGAAGGAAGTCTCACCAGAGTCTGATTCTTCAGACCAAGAGGACAGCTCAGATAGCCCAGTGTGGCATAAGCAAGTCAATCATCGCAGTCTGCCTAGTCAGTCGTCATCCCAGAAGGCTCAGAGTGGGATTAGCATGAGGTCCAGGAGCCAAGAGAAAAATGAAATGGTAGATAATGATTCACAAAGCTCTGAATCACCTTTGAAAAGGAACGATCCACCACCTGTTCCTAAGAAATCAGGGATTGGCAGACATTCAGGTGAATCAAGTCATTCTTTTAAAGAACGACTAGCTGCACTTGGCAAGTTGAGGAACCCAGATGAGCCCACAACTTGTCCTCCACTTGCAGAAAGGATTGAAATTCAGTCCACTGCAAGCACATCAACCCGAACCACCGATAAAAGCAAAATTGCTGACAGAAACTCTGATTGTAAGTCAGGAGAATATAGACTTCCTAAAAATACAGATTCCATTGAGGATAAATCATACCATTCAGGTCATCTTGATGGTGCTGTATCAAAACACCAAGCAGCCTTTCAGCATGTTGAGCAAGCTGTCAGGTCTCTTCCCTCTTGCACATTAGTCTCCAAATTTGAACAGGAATCTTCTAGAACATTCTTAGCAAAGCAGGAGAGCCCAAAATCTAAGATGCAGCAACCATCTACTAACTTAGAGGCTGCGCAGGCTTTGCGGAGCTATGCTAAGAGTATGACACCTCATAACCTTTCATTCAATGCAAAAAATGTTGCTGGCTCACATATTGGGAGCCCCAATAAAATCGCCCTCAAATCACCAACTAAAACTGTGCCACCCTCTATGAACCGAGATGGGAAACCTACTCAAGAGTTTCAGAGGTACATGTCCAAATCTGAGGACAGGAGCCATCTCAGGgcaaataagaagaagaattctTCCTATGGAGAGAGTCTTCCTCCTCCACCACCAAGGCCAGTAGAGTCTGTTGAAGAAAAAAGGCACTCTGCTCCCAGTCCACATTCCTCTATCGAGCAGAAGGTCATGAAGGGCATTGAGGAAAACATGATGAAACTGCATGAGCAAGATAAAGGGCAAATGATTGAGGTCAAGCAAAAGGCTTCCAATGGAATTGCCAACTGGTTTGGTCTGAGAAAAAGCAAGCTTCCAGCTCTTAGCCGTAAACCAGAGACATCAAAAGTAAAGGATGACAAGAGAGAATGGAAACTCAATATATCCTCAGTGGGCAAGGATTCCAAGGGGGCTACAAAGAAGACCGGGAGCGAGAGCCTAAACATTTCCATGCTGATTGAGAAGGCAGAGGGTTTGCATAAAGCTCTTGAAGAAGAACGGGCTTATGTGAATGGAGTGGCCTTGGACCGACAAGGAAAGGGACATTCCTGTGAGGTGGTGATGGACCAAGCCCAAGGCCAGCTGTCTGTGATGTACAGAGGAGTGCCATCTGACAACTTCATGCAGCAACTGCTAAACCG GGTTGATGGGAAGGACACTGGTGGCATCAGTATGGCACATCGACGCCTCTCGTTTGACTGTAAATCCAGACCTGTATTCAGTCACCAGAGCGCTGGCATTGCTGCACAGACAAGAAGCAGTGATGACATGGAAAAG GTTTCTGCAATACTGAGTAAAGATGTCACGTCAGATGAGAACCTGGTTGAGACGATTCATCATGAACACTTTGCAG GATCTGGAATCTCCACACACACCCTTGACAGTGGCATTGGCACCTTCCCTCTTCCTGACTATAGTGCAAATGCTGGTTGCAAAAGCATTCCCAAAGGGAAGGCCCATGGGGAGAGTGACCCTTCTCATCTCCAGGGAAAACATGGCTCAGGGATGAAAATGTCCCACAAGACCTGGACTCTGGAGAGAGAGCTGTCATGTTTAGAAGAGGATTATATGGGGGGTCAGGATATGGATCATCACAACAGCACTTTGGAAAACAAGATTCCATCCAGCCAGATTGCAAACATCATTCATGATG acacTGATATCTGTGGAGCACCTATGAAATTAGGCCCTACAAAGAACTGGACTTTCCCAAACCTCAAAGCATCTGCAGAGCCGTCTGAGGTTTATCTTGGCGTTGGAGACGGAGTGGAGCCAGTGAGTCACAAGACTTCATTTAAGAGG TGCAACAAGACTAGTGATTCGGTAGCCAGCCGCGAGGGAGACCTGAGAAGTCTTCCTCAACCCAGTCAGGCACGTAGAGTCAAAAGCCGGATTCCCGCTAACCCAGACATGGTGAGGGACACTGGTTTGGAGTTGGTGAAAGAGAGACCTGACGATGGCCTGTCTCCAAGCCATCCCCAGGTCCTTGAGACTCCCGAGTCCCTGAGCGATTCCCTCTATGACAGCCTGTCCTCGTGTGGTAGTCAAGGCTGA
- the LOC127944194 gene encoding carboxy-terminal domain RNA polymerase II polypeptide A small phosphatase 2 — translation MESSIITQVQREDSRLSSKTDQVNKSSPQKPGSRNIFKKLICCLRAQDAQLPTSPTHDALLAPEDNGTVAKVPGECLLPAVTSQDQGKICVVIDLDETLVHSSFKPISNADFIVPVEIEGTTHQVYVLKRPYVDEFLQRMGELFECVLFTASLAKYADPVTDLLDQCGVFRTRLFRESCVFYQGCYVKDLSRLGRELHKTLILDNSPASYIFHPENAVPVLSWFDDTEDTELLHLIPVFEELSQADDVYSRLEQLRGP, via the exons ATGGAAAGTTCTATCATCACTCAAGTGCAGAGAGAGGATTCTCGGTTGTCTTCGAAAACAG ATCAGGTGAATAAAAGCTCACCTCAGAAACCTGGGAGTAGGAATATCTTCAAAAAGCTCATCTGTTGCCTTCGAGCTCAAGATGCCCAACTGCCAACATCACCTACCCATGATGCCTTGCTAGCCCCCGAGGACAATGGGACAGTTGCCAAA GTACCAGGAGAGTGTCTGCTGCCAGCAGTGACCTCTCAGGACCAGGGGAAGATCTGTGTGGTCATAGATCTGGACGAAACACTGGTGCATAGCTCATTCAAG CCAATAAGCAATGCAGATTTCATTGTGCCTGTGGAGATTGAGGGGACCACACACCAG GTGTATGTGTTGAAGAGGCCATATGTGGACGAGTTTCTTCAGAGGATGGGAGAACTGTTTGAATGTGTTCTGTTCACTGCCAGCCTTGCTAAG TATGCAGACCCCGTGACTGACCTGCTGGATCAGTGTGGTGTGTTCCGCACACGGCTCTTCCGTGAATCTTGTGTCTTCTATCAAGGCTGCTATGTTAAAGACCTGAGTCGCCTCGGCCGTGAGCTCCACAAAACCCTGATCCTGGACAACTCCCCTGCCTCCTACATCTTCCACCCTGAGAATGCT GTTCCTGTGCTCTCCTGGTTTGATGATACAGAGGACACTGAACTGCTTCACCTCATCCCAGTATTTGAAGAGCTAAGTCAGGCTGATGATGTCTACAGCAGACTTGAACAACTCAGGGGTCCATAA